GCGCTGGAGCAGCAATGAGCGGCCCAAGGGTGGCGCGGGCCGGCCTCCTCCTCGGGGGCCCCGTCGTCCGCGTTGATACATGACGCGGTGGATTGGGCGGGAATCGAGGGGATTGATATAACCGGCGCCGACTCCTACACCGTTTCCCTCACCGGAGACCGATGCGAACCGGCGCGCGCCCCCTCATTCTCGCACTAGCCCTGCTTCTTGGCTGCAACGGCAGCAGGGATCAGCTCCTCGCCGACCTCCAGAGTCCTCGTCCGGAGGTCCGCGCTCTCGCTGTGAAGAAGCTGGCGGGGCAGGGCAATCCGGACGACCTCGTCCTGTTCACCCGCGCGGCCAAGGACTTCGCCGCCATTGTCCGGGCCGAGGCCGCTGTCGCGCTGGGCGAAAGTCAGGACGCCCGCGTGGTGGACCTGCTGGGCGAGCTGCTCGAGGACCAGGACGAAGAGGTCCAGGGCCGCGCCGCCATGGCGCTGTCCAAGGTGAACAACGAAAAGGCGAAGGCGTACCTCACGCTCCAGTACGGGCGGCGAGGTCGCGCCACGCGTCAGATCATCGTCCAGGCGCTCAAGAACGCCAACGTCCCCGGCGCCATGACCGAGGTCGTGTCCGCCGAGGCGCGCACCCAGTGGGATCGCAATCAGCTCGCGCTCACCGAAGGCGCGCTGCCCGAGCGCGTGGGCGCCGCCGAGGAGCTGGGCAAGAGCGGCCGTCCCGATGCCGTCAACCGGCTGCTGCCCATGGTGCGAGACAGCCAGGTCATCCTGGCCGCCGCCGCGGTGCGCGGGCTGGGGGACGCGGGTGACAAGCGCGCGGTGGGTCCCATCGCGCTGCTGCTCGAAGAGAACTTCCCCGAACTGCGTGAGTCCGCCATCCACGCGCTGATGAAGCTGCAGGACCCGGTGGCGACGCAGCGACTCCAACTGGTGGCGGTGGAGAAGAGCGCCGTCAGCCCGTTGGCCATCGACGCCATCGTGGCCTTCGCCCGGACGCCGCAGACGGATGCTTCGCTGTGCGCCATCGTCCTCGAGGGCGCGCCCGCCGAGGCGCTCGTCGCTGGCCGGAGCATGCGCACGCGCGGCGGTTGCCCGGTGGACCCGATTGGAGAGCGGCTGGCCCGTCCGGCCACGGCCGCCAGTGGCCTCCAGGCCATCACGGGGCTGGGGCCCACGGCGCAGCCGTTGCTCGCCAAGGTCGTTCCGTGGCTCAGCCACCCCGACACCGCGCTGCGGCTGCTCGCCGTGGAGGCCGTGGCGGAGATCGGCGACGCCTCGGTCGTCCCCGTCGTGCAGAAGCTCTACGAGCAGGAGACCAAGGGCCTCGAGGCGCTGCGCGCCGACTGGGTGACGGAGGCACTGCCCCAGAAGTTCGGCGTGGGCTTCGACCCTTCGACGACGCCGCCTTCCGCCGCGGTGGCCGAGCTGAAGGATGAGCGGCCCGCCCGTCACGCGGACCTGCTGGGACGCGTGAAGGAGCTCAACGCGGCCCGCGCGCGTGAGACGGGCAGGGACGTGGTGCGGCACCGCGTCCCCACGGAGCTGTATGACGACGTGGCGCCGGAGCGGCTGGTGCCGCTCGCGACGCTGCTGAGGGCGCTCGGTGCGCTGAAGGCGCCCGGAGCCCTGGAGTTGCTCACGGGCTACACGCAGGACCCCAGCTCCGTGCTTCGCGTGGCGGCCCTGGTGGGCCTGACGAAGCTGGGCCCCGACGGCGTGAAGGTGGCCAAGGCCGGCCTCATCGAGCCCGACCGTGACTTGCAGAAGGCCCTGGCCCAGGCGCTGGCGGAAGCCGGCGAGCCGGGGCAGGCCGCGCTCCTCGAGTTGTTCCCGAAGATGGGCAACGAGAAGCTGCTCGCGCTGGACGCGCTCACCCGGGCTGGCGGCGTGGTGGCGGCCTCGGCTTCGGAGTCCCTCCAGGCGGTGGTTCGCGAGGGCGGTCCCGAGGCGGCGCTCGCGGCGGCGCTGCTCGGCCGCATGCAGGCGAAGGATGCCGTGCCCACGCTCGTGAAGGCCCTGGACGAGAACAACAGCGTGGCCCGCCGGGACGTGTTGCTGGCGCTCGGGACCATTGGCGACGCCCAGGCGGCGGACGCGGTGGCCAAGGACCTGTTCCACGACCTGCCGGAGATTCGCGCGGCGGCCGCGTCGTCGCTTCGGAAGCTGGGGGCCTCGGCGTACGCCGACCAGTTGGAAGCCCTCAAGGCGGACTACTTCCGCACGGTGCGTGAGGCGGCGGGAGCCCCCGCGCCGGCACCGGCGAGCACGGCCGCGGAGGGTGCTCCCTGATGGAGCTGCGCATCCTCAAGGACAAGGCGTCCGAGGCATTCTCCAAGGGACGCTTTTCCAAGGCCGCGGAGCTTTACGAGGACTACTGCCGGGCGGAACCGAAGGACCACCAGTCGCGTCTCCGCACCGGGGACGCGTGGGTGAAGGCAGGGCAGAAGGGCCGCGCGATCTCGGCCTACCAGTCCGCGGCCGAGGGCTTCGCGCGCGAGGGCTTCCTTCCCCGGGCCATCGCCGCGAGCAAGCTCATCCTCGAGCTCGATCCAGCGCATCGCGGCGTGCAGCAGATGCTCGCGGACCTGTACGCGCGCCGAGGCACGCCCGTGGGCCCTCGGGCTCGCGGGCCCCTGAGCAATGGCTCCTCCGTGTCGAGCCCGCCGCCCGCGTCGCCGCCGCCGAACATGCCCGCCGTGGCGGACGCGAATCCCGTGGCGGACGCCATGCCCGCGTCCCCCGTGGCGGACGCAAAGCCCGTGGCGGACGCCATGCCCGCGTCCCCCGTGGCAGACGCGAAGCCCGTGGCGGACGCCATGCCCTCATCGCCCGTGGCGGACGCGAATCCCGCGTTTCTGGACGGGGAGGGCGCTGGTCTCGACCTGTCGGCGGAGCTGCCTCCGGAGCTCGCAATCTCCCTGGGCGCGGAAGACTCCAGCCAGGGCCGCGAGGAGGTCGTCCACTCGGTCCACATGGGCCTGCCTCACGAAGCAGGGGCGTCCGAGCACGAGTTCACGTTGGACATCGAGTCGGCCGCGGAGGCGGCGCCGGTGGTGCAGGGCCAGTTGCTCCCGGCCGCGGTCTCGGAGGACGCCCGCGTCACGGCCCCCGAGCCAGTGCCCACGCGCATGGCTGTTCGCGAACCCGCGAGCCCTCCGGTCGCGGCCCGAATCCCCGCGGTGCAACCCGGCGGTGCACGGCCGGCGACCAGCGCACTGCCACCGGGCCTCGCGCCCCGGTCGTCGCAGAAGGTGCCCTCCGTGGGGACAGGCCGCTCCGTGTCCAACAGCGGCAGGTGGCAGGCCTTGTCCTCGCCCATTGGCGATCAGTCACCCGCGAGCCCCGCCCCCGTGCCGGCACCGTTGCCGCCCCCTGCCGAAGCTCAAGACGCGGCGGGCGCCCGGGTGCTTCCGGGCCATGACCTGACGTCAGCGCTCGGTGCCTCGCTCCGGACGCCGCAGAGCCGCTCCGCGTTCACTGAGTTGGAGCTCGAAGCCGACTCCCTGCTGCACGCGGTGGAGCTGGCCGCGCAAGCAGGCCTGGGCTTCGAGGACGCCGAGGAAGAGGTCTTCAGCCTGACGGAAGAGGTCCCTCCGGGCTCCGCCGCGTTGGAGACGCTCCCCACGATTCCGCTCTTCTCGGACCTGCCCCGCGACGCGTTCATCGAGCTGTTCGAACGATGCCCGCTGCGGCGCTTCGGCCCCGGCGAGCGCATCATCGAGCAGGGCAGCCACGGCGATGCGTTCTACGTCATCTGTGAAGGCGCGGTCCGCGTCTTCCGGACGGACGAAGGCCAGCGCCAGGACCTCGCGACGCTGGAGGGCGGCACCTTTTTCGGTGAGATGGCGTTGCTCTCCGGCGCGGCGCGAACGGCGTCCGTCGAGTCCGCCTCCGAGGACACGCAGCTCCTGGAGATCTCCGCCAGCGTGCTGGCCGAGCTGTCCCGGAGCCATCCGCAGGTGGCCCGAGCGCTCAAGAAGTTCTGCCGCCAGCGCATGCTCACCAACGTGCTGAACACGTCGGAGCTGTTCAAGCTCTTCGGCCGCAAGGACCGGCGCGAGCTGGTGGAGCGCTTCCGTTCCCGGGACGTCGAGCGCGACGCCGTCATCATTCGCGACGGCGACGTCACGGACGGGCTCTACGTGGTGCTGTCCGGCGAGGTCGAGGTGCGCAAGGACGGCCACCTGCTGACGATGCTCAAGGAGGGGGACGTCTTCGGAGAGATTTCCCTGCTCCAGAAGACGCCGGCCACGGCGACCGTGACGGCGACGCGTCACACCACGCTGCTGCGGTTGCCCCGCGCGGACTTCGACACGCTGATGTCGAGCCACCCGCAGATCCTGGCCATGATTTCAGACCTGAGCGACGAGCGGCTCCGGCGCACCCAGCGCGTCCTCACCGAAGCGGGCGTCGAAGAGGACATCATCCTCGTCTGAGGTCAGCGCACCTTGGCGAGGTAGTCATCCCGGGTGACGAGGCCCCGGGTCTCCAGCAGCTCCAGCATGGCCCGAAGGGAACGGGCCTGCTGGGCCACCATCCGCTCCAGCCCGGCCACCTGCTGCGTCAGCGCCTCCACTCGCTGGGACAGCTCGTTCTCACGGGCGGCCTGGGCCATGGGCGAAGCCGAGGCGGGGCGCAGGGGCACGGGCGTTGACGCGGACTCGGCGGGTGGCGCCAGCTCGAACGTGGGCTCGTCCATGCCGAAGGCCAGCGGCGTCGCCGTCGCGGAGGTGACCTCTCCGTGGTAGTGGCGGCGGATGGCGCGCTCGATGGACGACGCGCTCGCGACGACCACCTGGAGCCGCTGGCCGCTGTGGAACGCCAGCTCCTGGAAGGACTCCACGTTGGTGGGGTCGGCGGTGGCGACCGTGAGCGACTTGGTGGCCGGGTCCGCGGCGGTGGGGAAGACGGTGTAGCGCTCGGCGATGTCCGCCCGGAGCGCCTGGAGGGCCACCGCGGACGGAGTGTGGTTCTCCAGGTCCACCGTGGGAATGGAGAGCTGCCGCGACAGGGCGTGCACCATGGAGCTTTCGTCCACGAAGCCCATCTGCACCAGCGTGAGGCCCAGCTTGCCGCCCCACTTGCGTTGCTCGGCGAGGGCGGAGCGGAGCTCGGTCTCCGACAGGAGGCCAGCGTCCATGAGAATCTCACCCAGCCGGCGCTTGCGGCCAGGGAGTGAGGCAGAGGGTGCGACGGGCGGCTGTTTCACGGCCGCGCAGCATAGCAGCCTGTCACGCGGTGTCCGAGGCCAGGCAGGCGGGGTGGGGCCGAGGAGGAGCGTGAGCGCCGGGAATGGGGTAGAACCCCTGTCACATGACGCGACGGATTCTGCCGTTTCTCGCACTGGTGCTTGTATCGGGCTGTGCGTCGCAGCGCCTGGCTGGCGCGGACCTGGACCGCGTCCGGCGTCCGGCCTTCATCTCTCGCATCGAGGACGGGGCGGGCCCCAAGAGCCTCGTGTTCCGGGAGGACTCGGCGTACCGGAACAAACTCAAGAAGCTGGAGCCCGTGGAGGCCGACCGCCGGCTGACGGTGAAGCTGCTCCAGGCCGTGACGCGCTTCGAGGTCTCCGAGCGCCTGCGGGTGACGACCCTGTCGCAACTGCCGCGCGAGTTCCCGTGGACGCACGTGGTGGACCCGGCGCGGGTGGCGTCGGTGCTGGAGAGCTTCCTCGTGGAGGAGGTCCCCGCCAACGCGCCCGACTACGACCTGGTGGCCTCGCTGGGCGCGGACACCATCGTCGAGTTCGTCATCGTGGACTACGGCATGCGCAGCGATGACGGCCGCGCGGGCGCGTACCTGCGGGGCTATGGCCGCATGTTCACCTTGGACGGGCGCACGGAGGTGTGGCGCCGGCCCTTCGCCCTGGACCAGGTGGAACAGGGCAAGGCGCATCTGGATCCATTCAAGGTGGGGAAGGACCCGTCGCTCTTCCGCGCGGCGATGACCTCCCTGCTGGACGAGGTGGCGCGCACGTTCGTGCAGGACCTGACGCCCAGGGATCGCGGCGGGGCGCCGCCCGTGGCCCGAGGCGGCTCGGTGGGTTCGGACGTCGTTCCCGGCAAGGCGGGGGCCCCCGCGCCCGTCATGACGCCGGTGCCCGAGGACGGCCTGGCGCCGGGCGAGCTGCCCGACCCGGACCCCTGAGCGCGGGGCTTCTCAGAACAGCGCGTGCTCCACGAGCAGCACGGTCAGCCCCACCACGAAGCTGACCAGCGTCACGGGGACTCCCACGCGGAGGAATCTGACGAAGCCCATGTCGACCTTGCCGCGCGCGGCCTCGAAGACGATGAGGTTGGCCACGCTGCCCACCAGGGTGAGGTTGCCCGCCAGCGTGGAGCCGAGCGCGAGCACGTGCCACCCCAACTCCGCGTCATGCAGCGTGGGCACCCAGGTCCGCGCCAGCATGACGAAGGGCACGTTGCTGAAGAGGTTGGACGCCACCAGCGTCAGCCCGGCGAAGCCCAACATCTCGGACAAGGGCGGGCCCGCCATGAGGGGGGCGAACAGCACCCGGATGTCCTCCGCGTAGCCGTGCTTGTTCACGCCGTAGACGACCACGAACAGGCTGGCGAAGAAGAGCAGCAGCACCCAGTCCACGCGCTCCAGCGCCTCGCGAGGCTCCCGCCGGGCCAGGGCCATCACCAACGCCGCGCCCGCCAGCGCGCTCCAGCTCATGGGCATGCCGGAGAAGAAGGCCACCACCACGCCGGCCAGCACCCCCAGCGTGAGAATCAGGAGGCTCAGGTCCACCGGCGGTGGTGGTGGATTGGGCGCGAAGCGATGGTCTGGCAGCTCATTCCGGAAGAGGTAGAGCAACCCCGCGGCAACGACGATTGTCGAGAGCAGGGCGGGCAGGGCCATGTACGCGGCGAAGCTGGCGTAGGACAGGCCGGACGCGCCCTGGATGAGCATGTTCTGCGGGTTGCCGGTGAACGTGGCCACCGAGCCGCTGTTGCTCCCCATGCAGACGGCCAGCAGGTACGGCGCGGGCGGCAGGCGCGCAGCCTCCACGGTGGCCAACACCAGCGGCGTGAGCATCAAACACACGGTGTCATTCACCAGGAACGCGGACAGCCCGGCCGAGATGAACGTCACCGCGAGCAAGAGCTTCCGGGGCGTGTGGGCGTGTTTCACGGCCCAGGCCCCCGCGGTGCGGAAGACGGCCGCCTGCGACATGTAGGCGGCCAGCAACATCATGCCCAGCAGCAGGACGATGGTGTCCGCGTCGATGGCGTGCCGCTCTGGATTGTCGCTGTAGTTGTAGACCTCGTCGGACGTGACGACGCCGCAGACGACCATGAGCACGGCGCCCAACAGCGCGCCGCCGGGGCGGTCCAGCTTCAGGTACGGAAGACGCGCACCGGCGATGAAGACGTAGGTGAACAGGAAGATGGCGAGGGCCACGGCGCGGCACAGTAGTGCAGGACCTTCCAGGCCGCCCCGTCATGTTTTTCGCTGGAGGTCAAACAAATGAACAGCGCTCTCGCGTTGTTTGGTCCGGTACACGTCTGTACAGTGCCCGCCCCATGAAGCCAGAGAAGGAACCGGGCGCTTTCGGAGGGGCCCGCCGCACGCCGTGGAACGCCCCCAGTGGACTGGACTCCGTCCTGGACGGATGGAAGGCGGACCGGCGGCTCTGGTCCTGCTTCGCGTTGGACGAGAAGACCCCCGCGCGCCCCGGCGCCTTCGCGCCCATTCCGGAGGAAGTGGCGCCGCAGGTGCGCGAGGCGCTCCACCAGCGCGGCATCACCCAGCTCTTCTCCCATCAAGCGGAGGCGTACCGGCTGGTGCGTGACGGGCGCAGCATCGTCATCGCCACGCCCACCGCCTCGGGAAAGAGCCTCTGCTACAACCTGCCGCTGCTGGACCGCTTCGCCCACGAGCCCCAGGCCCGGGCCCTGTACCTGTTTCCCACCAAGGCCCTGTCGCGCGACCAGGAGGAGTCCCTCCGCGCGTTCATGCGCGAGGCGGGGCTGTCCCATGGCGCCATCACCTTCGACGGTGACACGCCCGCGGATGCGCGGCGGGCGGCCCGGGAGCGCAGCGGGGTGCTGCTCACCAACCCGGACATGCTGCACACGGGCATCCTCCCGCACCACGCGAGCTGGGCGCGATTGTTCTCCAACCTGCGCTACGTCGTCATCGACGAGCTGCACACGTACCGCGGCGTCTTCGGCTCGCACCTGGCCAACGTGCTGCGCCGGCTCCAGCGGGTGGCGCGTTTCCATGGCGCGGACCCGGTGTTCATCGCGGCGTCCGCCACCATCGGCAACCCGGAGGCGCACGCGCGGCGGATGCTCGGGCGCGAGGTGTCGCTGGTGTCGGAGAGCGGCGCGCCTTCGGGCGAGCGGCGCGTGATGGTGTTCAACCCGCCCGTGTTGAATCCCGAGCTGGGCATCCGCGCCAGCTACCTGAAGACGGCGGTGCGGCTGACGGCGGACCTGGTGCGCGCGGGCGTGTCCACGCTGCTGTTCGGCCAGTCGCGCAACAACATCGAGGTGATGCTCAAGTACCTCCGCGACCGCTTCGTCGAGGAGAAGCTGGACCCGTCCCTCATCCAGGGCTACCGCGGCGGCTACCTGCCGGGCACGCGACGCGCGACGGAGGCGGCGCTGCGCGCGGGCGAGGTCCGGTGCGTGGTGGCGACCAACGCGTTGGAGCTGGGCATCGACATCGGCTCGCTGGACGCGGTGGTGTGCGCGGGCTACCCGGGCTCCGTGGCCGCGCTGATGCAGCGCTTCGGTCGGGCAGGGCGCCGGGGTGCGGGCAGCCTGGCGTTGCTCGTGACGTCGAGCGCGCCGTTGGACCAGTACCTCGCTGGAGACCCGCGCTTCCTCGTGGGCTCACCGGTGGAGCACGCGCGCATCGACCCGGACAACGTGGAGATTCTCGTTCAGCACCTCAAGTGCGCGTCGTTCGAGCTGCCCTTCGAAGAGGGGGAGCCTTTCGGGGATGTGCCACCCGAGTCGACCGCAGAGGCGCTGGGCTTCCTCGCGCAGCACGAGGTGGTGCATCCGACCATCGGCGAGACGGGCCGCCGCGTGTTTCATTGGTCCACGGATGCGTACCCGGCGAACCACGTGTCCCTGCGCAGCGTGGGCTGGGACAACGTGGTCATCATCGAGAAGGGGACGGATAGGACCTTGGCGGAGATGGACTTCCGCTCGGCGCACACGATGCTGCACGAGCAGGCCATCTACCAACACGAGGCCGAGCAGTATCAAGTCGAACGCTTCGACTACGAGAACCACAAGGCCTACGTGCGGAAGGTGGCGCCGGACTACTTCACCGACGCGATGACCTACGTGCGGGTCCACGCCATCCAGGAGGACCATTCCGCGCCCATGGGGCCCGACCTGCAGGCGGGCATGGGCGAGGTGAGCGTCATCGAGAAGGTCGTGGGGTACAAGAAGATCAAGTACCACACCCATGAGAACGTCGGTTACGGCGAGGTGGCGCTGCCGGAGATGCAGATGCACACCGCCGCGCTCTGGTTGACGGTGCCGGAGGCGGTGGTTCGGTCGATGCGCGCGCCGCGCCCCGCGGTCATCGACGCGCTTCGTGGCATCACCACGGCGCTGCGGACGGTGGCGTGCGTGGGGCTGATGATCGACCCCAGGGACTTGGGCAAGACGCTCGGCAGCCGGGACGACGCGGAGGGACCGCCGCGCAAGGACGGGGGCGTGGGCTTCGACCCCACCATCTTCCTGTACGACAACGTGCCCGGCGGCGTGGGGCTGGCGGCACGGCTGTATGACCAGCGCGACGAACTGCTGAACCGCGCGCGCCGGCTGCTGGAGTCGTGCGCGTGCGAGGACGGATGCCCCGCGTGCATCGGCCCCGCGACGGGCACGTTGCCGGGACAGGCGCCCGTGGACCCGCATCCGCGCAAGCGGCTGGGGCTCGAAGTCCTGTCGGCATTGGGCATCGCGGGGATGCAGTAGCAGGGAGGCGCGGTCGTGGACCTGAAGCGCAAGCTGTCGCGCCTGACGAGCGTGGGACCTGGGGGCAAGGCCCCCTCGCGCCCCGCCGTGCCCGCACCCACGTCCGAGCCCGCCGCTGGCACGTCATCGGTCGCGGGCGAACCATCTTCGCTTCGAGCCCAGACCTCCTTGGATGAAGCGGGGCAGCGGGCGCCATCGGAATCCGGCAGCCATGGCGGCGAAGGCGCGGAGAACCTGCGCCCAACGGACGCCGCCCCCCACGGCACGGCCGCACGGAACGTGGCACAGGGGGCCGGCCTCGTCGGGAACCCCTTCGCAACGCAGACGCTCGAGGGCACGGCGCCCCTCCGTGTGCCTTCAAGCGCGGAGACCTCGCCCGAAGTTTCCCAGAGCCGGGACGCGGCGCTCCGTGCGTCGACGTCGGCGGCCCTCGAAGCGACGCCGTCCTCACCGGCAGCGCGCGACCCACGGGTCGATGCCCTGCGCCGGATGCTGTCGGACTGGTCCGAGCGCCAGGAGCTCGCGGCGGCACGCAGGGGCGCCACGCCCGCGCCGCCCCGGGGACCGCTGCCCGTGGAGGCGCGGACCACGACGTACGGGACGGTCCACGTCTCCGAGCGCATCCATCCGCCCGACCACCGCCACGGCTCCGCGCCCGTGGCGGCTGCGCTGGACGTGGAGGGCTCGCTCGTGGCGAGCCTCGCGCTGCACGCCGACCTGGCCGGCGTGGACTACCAGCGGATGCTCTTCCTCGACACGGAGACCACGGGGCTCGCGGGCGGCACGGGCACGGTGCCGTTCCTCGTGGGCCTGGCCTGGTTCGAGGGGCGCTCGCTCAAGGTGCACCAGCTCTTCCTGCGGCGCCTGGGGGAAGAGGGGCCCATGCTCCGGGCGCTCGCCGAGCGCATGGCGGCCTCCTCCTGCCTCGTCACGTTCAACGGCAAGAGCTTCGACTGGCCGCTGCTGCGAACGCGCTTCGTCCTCAACCGCGTCGCCGCGCCCGCGGAGCTGCCGCACCTGGACCTGCTCCACTGCGCCCGCCGCGTCTTCAAACACCGGGGCGCCGGAACCCGGCTGGTCCACCTGGAGGACCAGGTCCTGGGCTTCCGCCGGGTGGACGACGTGGACGGCTCGCAGATTCCGGAGCTGTATTTCCGCTACCTGCGCGGCGGTGACGGCTCGGCGCTGACGCCGGTGCTGGAGCACAACATCAACGACCTGTTGCTCCTGGCGGCCCTGCTCGGCGAGCTGGTGCGCCGCTTCCGGGCCGGGGGCGAGGGGGCGGCCGTTCCCCGGAGCGAGGACCCTCGGGACCTGCTGGGCTTCGCGGGCGTGGCGCTCCGGGCACGCGACTACGAACGGGCCCAGGCCTTTGCCCGGGCCGCTGCGGCGGGGGACCGCGGCGCGGTGGGCATCGAGGCGCTGGCGCTGGCCTCCCGGCTGTCCCGCAAGGCGGGGGATGCCCCGTCCGCGGCCACGCACCTGCACCGGGCGCTCGAGGCGGCCCGGGGCTTCCAGGCAGCGACCCTGCACCTCGACCTCTCCAAGCTGTACGAGCACGCCCTCAAGGACCTCGCGAAGGCGCTGCACCACGCGAAGCTGTCCAAGGCGGCGGAGACACCCCCGGACCATCAGCGCCGCGTCGTCCGGCTGGAGGCGCGAATCGCCCGGAGCACCCGGACGCCCGCGCTGGACCTGCGAATGGGGCTGGGCAGCCCCCGGTCGGGGACCTGAGCGTTCCGGGTTGCCACCTCCCTGGAATCGGACAGTCGGGCAGGGCGGGCTGCTCGCTCCATTGTCAGACGGGCACAACATTGAGGCATGCGCCACGGCCGTGCGCTATGAGGGCCCCATGAAAATTACCAAGGACAGCGTTGTCTCCATCGATTACCGCCTGCACCTCGGCGACGGCGAGGCCGTGGACGAGAGCGACCCGGGAGAGCCGCTCGTCTATCTGCAGGGCCATGACGAAATCGTTCCCGGCCTGGAGAAGGCCCTCGAGGGCAAGGCGCGTGGCGACACCCTCAAGGTGACGGTGACCCCGGACGAGGGCTACGGCGACTACGACCCGGAAGGCATCGAGGAAGTTCCCAAGACGGAGTTCCCCGAGGGCCTGGAGATGGTCGCCGGCGGCGTGCTCAGCGCCACGGACCCGGACGGCGACGAGGTGGACTTCATCATCAAGGAAGTGAAGGCCGACACGGTGATGGTGGACTTCAACCACCCGCTGGCGGGCAAGACGCTCCACTTCGAGGTCACCGTGCGCGACGTGCGCGAGGCGACGAAGGAAGAGCTGGAGCACGGCCACGCCCACGGTCCGCACGACGACCACGAACACTGAGTCCCGTAGCGTAGGCGGGCCCTGACTCGGGGCCTGCCTCGCGGTTCCTCGCCGGGCGGGGCGGTGTTCAGCCCGCCGCCCGGCGACCCCCACGGCTATCCGCCGAGGATGTCGGACGTGAAGGCGAAGCCCGCGATCATGTAGGGCACCAGGCCCACCCGGTTCGGGTGCTTCAGGTACCAGGACGCGTGCACCAGCAGCGTGGGCTTGTTGAACGCGGTGCCCTCGC
This genomic window from Myxococcus hansupus contains:
- a CDS encoding SLC13 family permease, whose amino-acid sequence is MALAIFLFTYVFIAGARLPYLKLDRPGGALLGAVLMVVCGVVTSDEVYNYSDNPERHAIDADTIVLLLGMMLLAAYMSQAAVFRTAGAWAVKHAHTPRKLLLAVTFISAGLSAFLVNDTVCLMLTPLVLATVEAARLPPAPYLLAVCMGSNSGSVATFTGNPQNMLIQGASGLSYASFAAYMALPALLSTIVVAAGLLYLFRNELPDHRFAPNPPPPPVDLSLLILTLGVLAGVVVAFFSGMPMSWSALAGAALVMALARREPREALERVDWVLLLFFASLFVVVYGVNKHGYAEDIRVLFAPLMAGPPLSEMLGFAGLTLVASNLFSNVPFVMLARTWVPTLHDAELGWHVLALGSTLAGNLTLVGSVANLIVFEAARGKVDMGFVRFLRVGVPVTLVSFVVGLTVLLVEHALF
- a CDS encoding DEAD/DEAH box helicase, giving the protein MKPEKEPGAFGGARRTPWNAPSGLDSVLDGWKADRRLWSCFALDEKTPARPGAFAPIPEEVAPQVREALHQRGITQLFSHQAEAYRLVRDGRSIVIATPTASGKSLCYNLPLLDRFAHEPQARALYLFPTKALSRDQEESLRAFMREAGLSHGAITFDGDTPADARRAARERSGVLLTNPDMLHTGILPHHASWARLFSNLRYVVIDELHTYRGVFGSHLANVLRRLQRVARFHGADPVFIAASATIGNPEAHARRMLGREVSLVSESGAPSGERRVMVFNPPVLNPELGIRASYLKTAVRLTADLVRAGVSTLLFGQSRNNIEVMLKYLRDRFVEEKLDPSLIQGYRGGYLPGTRRATEAALRAGEVRCVVATNALELGIDIGSLDAVVCAGYPGSVAALMQRFGRAGRRGAGSLALLVTSSAPLDQYLAGDPRFLVGSPVEHARIDPDNVEILVQHLKCASFELPFEEGEPFGDVPPESTAEALGFLAQHEVVHPTIGETGRRVFHWSTDAYPANHVSLRSVGWDNVVIIEKGTDRTLAEMDFRSAHTMLHEQAIYQHEAEQYQVERFDYENHKAYVRKVAPDYFTDAMTYVRVHAIQEDHSAPMGPDLQAGMGEVSVIEKVVGYKKIKYHTHENVGYGEVALPEMQMHTAALWLTVPEAVVRSMRAPRPAVIDALRGITTALRTVACVGLMIDPRDLGKTLGSRDDAEGPPRKDGGVGFDPTIFLYDNVPGGVGLAARLYDQRDELLNRARRLLESCACEDGCPACIGPATGTLPGQAPVDPHPRKRLGLEVLSALGIAGMQ
- a CDS encoding ribonuclease H-like domain-containing protein, whose amino-acid sequence is MDLKRKLSRLTSVGPGGKAPSRPAVPAPTSEPAAGTSSVAGEPSSLRAQTSLDEAGQRAPSESGSHGGEGAENLRPTDAAPHGTAARNVAQGAGLVGNPFATQTLEGTAPLRVPSSAETSPEVSQSRDAALRASTSAALEATPSSPAARDPRVDALRRMLSDWSERQELAAARRGATPAPPRGPLPVEARTTTYGTVHVSERIHPPDHRHGSAPVAAALDVEGSLVASLALHADLAGVDYQRMLFLDTETTGLAGGTGTVPFLVGLAWFEGRSLKVHQLFLRRLGEEGPMLRALAERMAASSCLVTFNGKSFDWPLLRTRFVLNRVAAPAELPHLDLLHCARRVFKHRGAGTRLVHLEDQVLGFRRVDDVDGSQIPELYFRYLRGGDGSALTPVLEHNINDLLLLAALLGELVRRFRAGGEGAAVPRSEDPRDLLGFAGVALRARDYERAQAFARAAAAGDRGAVGIEALALASRLSRKAGDAPSAATHLHRALEAARGFQAATLHLDLSKLYEHALKDLAKALHHAKLSKAAETPPDHQRRVVRLEARIARSTRTPALDLRMGLGSPRSGT
- a CDS encoding HEAT repeat domain-containing protein, which produces MRTGARPLILALALLLGCNGSRDQLLADLQSPRPEVRALAVKKLAGQGNPDDLVLFTRAAKDFAAIVRAEAAVALGESQDARVVDLLGELLEDQDEEVQGRAAMALSKVNNEKAKAYLTLQYGRRGRATRQIIVQALKNANVPGAMTEVVSAEARTQWDRNQLALTEGALPERVGAAEELGKSGRPDAVNRLLPMVRDSQVILAAAAVRGLGDAGDKRAVGPIALLLEENFPELRESAIHALMKLQDPVATQRLQLVAVEKSAVSPLAIDAIVAFARTPQTDASLCAIVLEGAPAEALVAGRSMRTRGGCPVDPIGERLARPATAASGLQAITGLGPTAQPLLAKVVPWLSHPDTALRLLAVEAVAEIGDASVVPVVQKLYEQETKGLEALRADWVTEALPQKFGVGFDPSTTPPSAAVAELKDERPARHADLLGRVKELNAARARETGRDVVRHRVPTELYDDVAPERLVPLATLLRALGALKAPGALELLTGYTQDPSSVLRVAALVGLTKLGPDGVKVAKAGLIEPDRDLQKALAQALAEAGEPGQAALLELFPKMGNEKLLALDALTRAGGVVAASASESLQAVVREGGPEAALAAALLGRMQAKDAVPTLVKALDENNSVARRDVLLALGTIGDAQAADAVAKDLFHDLPEIRAAAASSLRKLGASAYADQLEALKADYFRTVREAAGAPAPAPASTAAEGAP
- a CDS encoding cyclic nucleotide-binding domain-containing protein, which codes for MELRILKDKASEAFSKGRFSKAAELYEDYCRAEPKDHQSRLRTGDAWVKAGQKGRAISAYQSAAEGFAREGFLPRAIAASKLILELDPAHRGVQQMLADLYARRGTPVGPRARGPLSNGSSVSSPPPASPPPNMPAVADANPVADAMPASPVADAKPVADAMPASPVADAKPVADAMPSSPVADANPAFLDGEGAGLDLSAELPPELAISLGAEDSSQGREEVVHSVHMGLPHEAGASEHEFTLDIESAAEAAPVVQGQLLPAAVSEDARVTAPEPVPTRMAVREPASPPVAARIPAVQPGGARPATSALPPGLAPRSSQKVPSVGTGRSVSNSGRWQALSSPIGDQSPASPAPVPAPLPPPAEAQDAAGARVLPGHDLTSALGASLRTPQSRSAFTELELEADSLLHAVELAAQAGLGFEDAEEEVFSLTEEVPPGSAALETLPTIPLFSDLPRDAFIELFERCPLRRFGPGERIIEQGSHGDAFYVICEGAVRVFRTDEGQRQDLATLEGGTFFGEMALLSGAARTASVESASEDTQLLEISASVLAELSRSHPQVARALKKFCRQRMLTNVLNTSELFKLFGRKDRRELVERFRSRDVERDAVIIRDGDVTDGLYVVLSGEVEVRKDGHLLTMLKEGDVFGEISLLQKTPATATVTATRHTTLLRLPRADFDTLMSSHPQILAMISDLSDERLRRTQRVLTEAGVEEDIILV